From Mesomycoplasma dispar, a single genomic window includes:
- a CDS encoding Rho termination factor N-terminal domain-containing protein: protein MIWENPFGNKKIPTVEELWKNEKKQYRIWIFTYPVLLFLLVALLGVQLFLNFDTKSLARVFSILSILFTGATLSFYLVSLFISYREKDFASIGNRSFLVTFVAFMSASLSIIISTVSMVSDLKPENENFVAILVIQIILSGLVFILIPYFYSRVLKIKSIFRLSRSIIVFEEQISELKKDPQAFSKFMNIFDLSEENIKNINININNGSSTNDNTNSEEQTEKKPTSKSEKIKKALEKLALSNLHEIAQKLEISGYQDLKKPELIDLLTRILAEQENKK, encoded by the coding sequence ATGATTTGAGAAAACCCATTCGGAAATAAAAAAATTCCAACTGTTGAAGAGTTATGAAAAAACGAAAAAAAGCAATACCGAATTTGAATTTTCACTTATCCGGTCTTGCTATTTTTGCTAGTTGCTCTATTAGGCGTTCAACTATTTTTAAATTTCGACACTAAAAGTTTAGCGCGTGTCTTTTCAATTTTGTCAATTTTATTTACAGGCGCTACATTATCTTTTTATTTAGTTTCACTTTTTATTTCCTATAGAGAAAAGGATTTTGCAAGCATTGGTAATCGATCTTTTCTTGTGACTTTTGTCGCCTTTATGTCTGCATCGCTTTCGATTATAATTTCAACAGTGTCAATGGTTAGCGATTTAAAACCTGAAAACGAAAATTTTGTTGCAATTTTAGTAATTCAAATCATTCTTTCTGGACTTGTCTTTATTTTAATCCCCTATTTTTATTCAAGAGTTTTAAAAATTAAATCAATTTTTAGACTTTCACGTTCAATAATAGTTTTTGAAGAGCAAATTAGCGAATTAAAAAAAGATCCACAAGCTTTTTCAAAATTTATGAATATTTTTGATTTAAGCGAGGAAAATATCAAAAATATCAACATAAATATAAATAACGGAAGTTCTACTAATGATAATACGAACTCAGAAGAACAAACTGAAAAAAAACCTACATCTAAGTCTGAAAAGATCAAAAAAGCATTAGAAAAATTAGCACTTTCAAATTTACACGAAATTGCCCAAAAACTGGAAATTTCCGGTTATCAAGACTTAAAAAAACCGGAACTTATCGATCTTTTAACCCGTATTTTGGCAGAACAAGAAAATAAAAAGTAA
- a CDS encoding exonuclease/endonuclease/phosphatase family protein — MKSITKIITATSLGITGALGVGIPLIVIETSKSNLGSDPKINLLSAGHNSVKFSVPSSAFKSLPVVNKDKKAKIILKTGNSEIIPESNFKVDKNKIEFTLFNLNPEIEYKLMKVEFSEDIQVDFSSSNTVIKIPKTTNSTTENPDQDNISSNEKSEQENTNPSSSEINEDNSGKIQSPDTVKGENQENKSLANAEKQGNINSKDNLDDQAKKSVQFAKIGFWRLNNFSPNNEERRKFIADIIRKINLDLVLLTGMSPAADKNIENLLNDLNSRTSENWGQFTTEKHSRNRRYSFLYKKSIFNLANESSTFSPLLTKTLHGFANKKFIAANNFSFEITSISLGTKSQSATSKVKKGRSKRQTSENQETSFFEQAKPADKFEKVKDELKKIGKKSLVFVTNLAENANTNDLSSTLSTYKVLLKNGDQSSIKSSSTNPSLESASNILLASKDLEFKNSSAEIVDIINDLKQNKKAATVVFSPPIVVELKLKN; from the coding sequence ATGAAGAGCATAACCAAAATAATAACGGCTACAAGTTTGGGAATAACGGGTGCGCTTGGAGTTGGTATTCCCTTAATTGTGATCGAAACTAGTAAGTCCAATTTAGGATCAGATCCAAAAATAAATTTATTAAGCGCAGGGCATAATTCTGTAAAATTTTCAGTTCCTTCAAGTGCTTTTAAATCTTTGCCAGTAGTAAATAAAGATAAAAAGGCGAAAATAATACTAAAAACTGGAAATAGTGAAATAATTCCTGAAAGTAATTTCAAAGTTGATAAAAACAAGATTGAATTCACATTATTTAATTTAAACCCCGAAATAGAGTATAAATTAATGAAAGTTGAATTTAGCGAAGATATTCAGGTAGATTTTTCTTCTTCAAATACGGTAATTAAAATTCCAAAAACAACTAATTCAACAACAGAAAATCCCGATCAGGACAATATTTCTAGCAATGAAAAATCTGAACAAGAAAATACAAATCCTTCATCTTCTGAAATTAACGAAGATAATTCAGGCAAAATTCAATCGCCTGATACGGTAAAAGGCGAAAATCAAGAAAATAAATCGCTAGCAAATGCTGAAAAACAGGGAAATATTAACTCAAAAGACAATCTGGATGATCAAGCTAAAAAATCGGTTCAATTTGCCAAAATTGGCTTTTGAAGATTAAATAATTTTTCCCCAAATAACGAAGAACGCCGAAAATTTATCGCTGATATCATTAGAAAAATAAATCTCGATCTTGTTCTACTAACTGGAATGTCGCCTGCTGCTGATAAAAATATAGAAAATTTACTTAATGATTTAAATAGCCGAACTAGTGAAAATTGGGGGCAATTTACCACTGAAAAACATAGTCGAAACCGCCGTTATTCATTTTTATATAAAAAATCAATTTTTAATTTAGCTAATGAAAGTTCAACTTTTTCACCACTACTAACAAAAACTCTCCACGGTTTTGCTAACAAAAAATTCATTGCTGCTAACAATTTTTCTTTTGAAATTACATCAATTTCGTTGGGTACTAAAAGTCAAAGTGCAACCTCAAAAGTAAAAAAAGGTAGAAGCAAACGACAAACTAGCGAAAATCAAGAAACTAGTTTCTTTGAGCAAGCAAAACCAGCTGATAAATTTGAAAAAGTCAAAGATGAACTAAAGAAAATAGGTAAAAAATCGTTAGTTTTTGTTACCAATTTAGCAGAAAATGCTAATACAAACGATTTGTCATCTACGCTTTCTACCTATAAAGTTTTACTAAAAAATGGTGATCAAAGTTCAATCAAATCAAGTTCGACAAACCCTAGTCTTGAGTCTGCTTCTAACATTCTTTTAGCATCGAAAGATCTTGAGTTTAAAAATTCTAGTGCTGAAATTGTTGATATCATTAACGATTTAAAACAGAATAAAAAAGCAGCAACGGTTGTTTTTTCACCGCCAATTGTTGTTGAATTGAAGCTAAAAAATTAA
- the rpsF gene encoding 30S ribosomal protein S6, translated as MPKYEIMTILDPKAEMSTLDNLLSTVFGQNSTQKLRKLETTNLAYPIRKTKTAQYFLISLVAEPNLIEEFVRRANITKTIWRYLVVNLDSEKGLNQKPKTKDRSKRFVPKRERLEKPVFKINVKPRSEQTNQNQSYTQDQKQSQNQVQSQSLTPTQTQADQHQRSQDQSYRNQQFQSQRNEKNFEKRPFRQNNQGFLRQSQNQQTQQKPQSDKPRNTKFVNQKDKEQNSYKK; from the coding sequence ATGCCTAAATACGAAATTATGACAATTTTAGATCCAAAAGCAGAAATGTCAACACTAGACAATTTGCTTTCCACTGTTTTTGGACAAAATTCAACACAAAAACTTCGCAAACTTGAGACAACAAATCTCGCCTATCCAATTAGAAAAACCAAAACAGCACAATATTTTTTGATAAGTTTAGTTGCCGAACCAAATTTAATCGAGGAATTTGTTCGTCGCGCTAATATTACCAAAACAATCTGGCGATATTTAGTCGTAAATCTTGATAGCGAAAAAGGTCTAAACCAAAAACCAAAAACCAAAGATCGTTCCAAACGGTTCGTTCCTAAACGTGAGCGGCTTGAAAAACCAGTTTTTAAAATTAATGTAAAACCACGTTCTGAACAAACCAACCAAAATCAGTCTTATACACAAGATCAGAAACAAAGTCAAAACCAAGTTCAAAGTCAATCTTTAACACCAACACAAACCCAAGCAGATCAGCATCAGCGTAGCCAAGATCAATCCTACCGAAACCAACAGTTTCAAAGTCAAAGAAATGAAAAAAACTTTGAAAAACGTCCTTTTCGACAAAATAATCAAGGTTTTTTGAGACAATCACAAAACCAACAAACTCAACAAAAACCGCAATCTGATAAACCTAGAAACACTAAATTTGTAAATCAAAAGGATAAAGAACAAAATAGTTATAAAAAGTAG
- a CDS encoding exonuclease/endonuclease/phosphatase family protein → MKTITKIFLGLGLSTTAAAGVGVPLIIIETNKKVAENNSKISLSKISPNSVQFSIPFSILKEVPNSNENKKAKITLKNGEKEVIVEDNFKIENDKIKFTLFNLEPETEYKLVKVEFNDKNKVEFLESNTTFKTVSNENENETPKEKEPEKQTPEINSTEGEKVLTPGEEKSENTDKIDKEDSESKKQTEIKPEPEIKEEQPDIEEEKKEQNLPGETEKIKNDQIENKPENKSDNENIKKTVDSIRFGYWHLDNFSPDNEKRVKLVSGVISNIKPDLILLSGMSSASDKKIKSLLEVLNKNDPTANWDQIISEKNQNNQQRRYSFLYKKSLLEMSISEVRNSNKPINQNFSQQFWYTTFNLNGKKFDFGSVVFKNQSKSKKRKSKKPKQPKSSQIQETSTQSQLQSLKDEIEEKLKSGNFIFAGTFEIENNNESDAFSGILSSYKTLLGLNEKTKIKQGSSPSIDKPSSFLLSSSDMKFNSEKAKIHDITEILKENPGGASVASSTPITIEIDLKSS, encoded by the coding sequence ATGAAGACGATAACGAAAATATTTTTAGGTTTAGGTCTTAGTACCACCGCTGCTGCTGGTGTGGGAGTTCCATTAATTATAATTGAAACTAATAAAAAAGTTGCAGAAAATAATTCCAAAATTAGTCTTTCCAAAATTAGTCCTAATTCAGTTCAGTTTTCAATCCCTTTTAGTATTTTAAAAGAAGTTCCGAATAGTAACGAAAACAAAAAAGCAAAAATAACGCTAAAAAACGGTGAAAAAGAAGTAATTGTCGAAGATAATTTTAAAATTGAAAACGACAAGATTAAATTTACCTTATTTAATCTTGAACCAGAAACTGAATATAAATTAGTCAAAGTTGAGTTTAATGATAAAAACAAAGTTGAGTTTTTAGAGTCAAATACAACTTTTAAAACTGTTTCAAATGAAAATGAAAATGAAACACCAAAAGAAAAAGAGCCCGAGAAACAAACACCAGAAATTAACTCTACTGAAGGTGAAAAAGTTCTAACCCCTGGAGAAGAAAAGTCGGAAAACACTGATAAAATTGATAAAGAAGATTCTGAAAGCAAAAAGCAAACAGAAATTAAACCTGAACCTGAAATAAAAGAAGAGCAACCTGATATTGAAGAGGAAAAAAAAGAACAAAATTTACCTGGCGAAACTGAAAAAATTAAAAATGATCAAATTGAAAACAAACCTGAAAATAAAAGCGATAATGAAAACATCAAAAAAACTGTTGATTCTATAAGGTTTGGTTATTGACATCTTGATAATTTTTCACCCGATAATGAAAAACGAGTTAAGTTAGTTTCAGGTGTTATTTCTAATATTAAACCTGATTTAATATTGCTTTCAGGGATGTCTTCGGCTTCCGATAAAAAAATTAAATCTTTACTTGAAGTTTTAAATAAAAATGATCCGACTGCAAATTGAGATCAAATTATATCAGAAAAAAATCAAAACAATCAGCAAAGACGATATTCGTTTTTGTATAAAAAATCATTGCTTGAAATGTCAATATCAGAAGTTAGAAATTCTAATAAACCAATTAACCAAAATTTTTCGCAACAATTTTGGTATACAACATTTAATCTTAATGGTAAAAAATTTGATTTTGGTTCAGTAGTTTTTAAAAATCAGTCAAAATCAAAAAAAAGAAAATCAAAAAAACCAAAACAGCCAAAATCATCGCAAATTCAAGAAACGTCAACCCAATCGCAATTACAATCATTAAAAGATGAAATTGAAGAAAAATTAAAATCAGGTAATTTTATTTTCGCCGGCACTTTTGAAATTGAGAATAACAATGAAAGTGATGCTTTTTCAGGAATTTTATCATCATACAAGACACTTTTGGGTTTGAACGAAAAAACAAAAATAAAGCAAGGTTCATCGCCCTCTATCGATAAACCATCAAGTTTTTTATTATCTTCTAGTGATATGAAATTTAATTCTGAAAAAGCAAAAATTCACGATATTACTGAAATTTTAAAGGAAAATCCTGGTGGAGCAAGCGTAGCCTCTTCTACTCCGATCACAATAGAAATCGATCTAAAATCAAGTTAA
- a CDS encoding single-stranded DNA-binding protein, which translates to MNKIILIGRVSSKPTFLTTKSNIPFIRFSLAVSRRRYSQDVEPITDFIPIVAWRQNATILDRSITVGSLIAIEGTLQGNRVMNNTNAYLTNYEVHIENFQLLETKDQLEMRRQKLAQRSTEPTFEAGFNDFEISEQKTSAKNQVNEKNQITESQDDFSNFNDSDDNPFADWDIDDLSPK; encoded by the coding sequence ATGAATAAAATTATTTTAATTGGAAGAGTTTCTTCAAAACCTACCTTTTTAACAACAAAATCAAATATTCCCTTCATTCGCTTTAGTTTAGCGGTTTCTCGTCGAAGATATAGTCAAGATGTAGAACCAATTACTGATTTTATCCCGATTGTCGCATGACGTCAAAATGCAACTATTTTAGATCGCTCAATTACTGTTGGAAGTTTAATTGCGATTGAAGGCACTCTACAGGGCAACAGAGTTATGAATAATACTAACGCCTATCTAACAAATTACGAAGTACATATTGAAAATTTCCAATTACTTGAAACAAAAGATCAATTAGAGATGCGCCGACAAAAATTAGCGCAAAGAAGCACTGAACCAACTTTTGAAGCAGGTTTTAATGACTTTGAAATTTCAGAGCAAAAAACTTCTGCAAAAAATCAAGTAAATGAAAAAAATCAAATCACCGAATCACAAGATGATTTCAGCAATTTTAACGATAGTGATGATAACCCTTTTGCCGACTGAGACATCGATGATTTAAGTCCAAAATAA
- the ychF gene encoding redox-regulated ATPase YchF encodes MNLKAGLIGLPNVGKSSLFSALTKMQVEIANYPFATIEPNIATVEIRDPRLIQLAKIANPEKIVFSTYSFVDIAGLIKGASVGEGLGNKFLANVRNVDCLVHIVRCFQDPKIIHVNNKIDPIFDVETINLELIFADLSTVSTIISRLSKKVNNTNDKQAKLEFELAKKVEIHLKNEKSVRDLELDDQELKIIKNWQLLSIKPILYVANLDQISIQNPRKNPHFLNLENYLAKEKAKLIPICILLEQEISQLDEEEKQLFLSEFNLDKSSLDLLVLHSFYLLDLATFFTVGKKEVRSWTFKKNTTAVDCSGIIHTDFRKKFIRVEIIPYADFIESGSEKVAKEKGKMRLEGKDYLIKDGEICHFRIAN; translated from the coding sequence ATGAACCTAAAAGCTGGTCTAATCGGACTTCCTAATGTGGGAAAATCTTCCCTATTTTCTGCATTGACAAAAATGCAAGTCGAGATTGCTAATTATCCTTTTGCAACAATTGAACCAAATATTGCAACTGTCGAAATTCGTGATCCGCGACTAATTCAGTTAGCAAAAATTGCCAACCCCGAAAAAATTGTTTTCTCAACTTATTCATTCGTTGATATTGCCGGACTAATAAAAGGGGCATCAGTTGGCGAAGGTTTGGGGAATAAATTCCTTGCAAATGTTCGAAATGTTGATTGTCTAGTACACATTGTCCGTTGTTTTCAAGATCCAAAAATAATCCATGTTAATAATAAAATTGACCCGATTTTCGATGTTGAAACAATTAATCTTGAGTTAATTTTTGCCGACCTTAGCACAGTTAGTACAATTATTTCTCGACTTAGTAAAAAAGTTAATAACACTAACGATAAGCAGGCAAAACTTGAATTCGAACTTGCAAAAAAAGTCGAAATTCATTTAAAAAACGAAAAGTCAGTTCGTGATTTAGAACTTGATGATCAAGAATTAAAAATAATTAAAAACTGGCAACTTTTAAGTATCAAACCGATTTTATACGTTGCTAATTTAGATCAAATTTCGATCCAAAACCCACGTAAAAACCCCCATTTTCTTAATTTAGAAAATTATTTAGCAAAAGAAAAGGCAAAATTAATTCCAATTTGCATTCTTTTAGAACAAGAAATTTCCCAACTAGATGAAGAAGAAAAACAATTATTTCTTAGTGAATTCAATCTGGATAAATCATCACTTGATTTATTAGTTCTTCACAGTTTTTACCTTTTAGATTTAGCAACTTTTTTCACTGTTGGCAAAAAAGAAGTAAGATCTTGAACTTTCAAAAAAAATACAACCGCAGTTGATTGTAGCGGCATTATCCATACTGATTTTCGCAAAAAATTCATTCGTGTTGAAATTATTCCCTATGCCGACTTTATCGAATCGGGTAGTGAAAAAGTCGCAAAGGAAAAAGGTAAAATGCGACTCGAAGGTAAAGATTATTTAATCAAAGATGGCGAAATTTGCCACTTCAGGATCGCCAATTAA
- the metK gene encoding methionine adenosyltransferase — translation MYPKKISVAESVGKGHPDKICDQISDAILDEILKQDKNARVAIETMASNRLIIIGGEISTTGYVDLVKIAWEILFEIGYNENDFTIISNVNRQSSEIARLVNHKTGTIGAGDQGIIYGFATNECSNFMPLAQNLANYLVKKAEKLRKKGEFLFALADMKSQVEIHYDLNSKAKIKSMLMSVQHQANFNRDNFTSFVIDKIMIPAAKKYNLNLDFEKKVNHSGDFTIGGPIGDTGLTGRKIIIDSYGDAAKHGGGAYSGKDYTKVDRSGAYIARWIAKNLVAAKIADEIEIQFSYVIGNEYPELINLTYLKNPKFPTEKIIEIVKNTFDLRLAHLIFELGLQEPIYRNLAVYGHFGRDDLDLPWEKINYVEKIQNYLNNVI, via the coding sequence ATGTATCCAAAAAAAATTTCAGTCGCCGAGTCAGTCGGAAAAGGTCATCCTGATAAAATTTGTGACCAAATTAGCGACGCAATTCTTGATGAAATTCTAAAACAAGACAAAAATGCCCGTGTTGCAATCGAGACAATGGCTTCAAACCGTTTAATTATTATTGGTGGCGAAATTTCTACTACTGGATATGTTGATTTAGTCAAAATTGCCTGAGAAATTCTTTTCGAAATCGGCTATAATGAAAACGATTTTACGATAATTTCCAATGTTAACCGCCAATCAAGTGAAATTGCTAGACTTGTAAATCACAAAACTGGAACTATTGGCGCTGGTGATCAAGGGATTATTTATGGTTTTGCCACAAATGAGTGCTCAAATTTTATGCCCCTAGCCCAAAATTTAGCTAACTATTTAGTTAAAAAAGCCGAAAAACTTCGGAAAAAAGGCGAGTTCCTTTTCGCGCTTGCCGATATGAAATCGCAAGTAGAAATTCATTATGACTTAAATAGCAAAGCTAAAATTAAAAGTATGCTAATGTCAGTTCAGCACCAGGCAAATTTCAACCGTGATAATTTTACTAGTTTTGTTATTGACAAAATTATGATCCCAGCAGCAAAAAAATACAATTTGAATCTGGACTTTGAAAAAAAAGTTAATCATTCTGGTGATTTTACAATCGGTGGACCAATTGGCGATACTGGACTTACTGGTAGAAAAATAATTATCGACTCTTATGGCGATGCTGCCAAACACGGCGGCGGCGCTTATAGTGGTAAAGATTATACAAAAGTCGACCGTAGTGGTGCTTATATTGCCCGCTGAATTGCCAAAAATCTTGTTGCTGCAAAAATTGCCGATGAAATTGAAATCCAATTTAGTTATGTAATCGGCAATGAATATCCAGAATTAATTAATTTAACTTATTTAAAAAATCCGAAATTTCCAACTGAAAAAATTATTGAAATCGTTAAAAATACCTTTGATTTACGACTTGCTCACCTAATTTTTGAACTTGGTTTACAAGAACCAATCTACCGAAATTTAGCAGTTTATGGACATTTTGGTCGCGACGATCTCGATCTTCCTTGAGAAAAAATAAATTACGTTGAAAAAATTCAGAATTACCTAAACAACGTAATTTAA
- a CDS encoding TIGR00282 family metallophosphoesterase has translation MKSATVLFVGDIFGTPGIKMFKEQLEILRQKYTFDLIIVQAENITGRKGLNKKDYLYLKELGVDIFTIGNHVWSNPEINLIIDNPDIVRPLNIDKEYQGKGSTVIEKNGISYRITSLLGVAFNKLVKPWNHQFANDFFDAIDQVIINDDADFHIVDFHAETTSEKNTLAIYLNGKINALLGTHTHVQTADARQLSLGTLFITDVGMTGPGNDAIGVRFLDVYNKIRYNKSTKFHISQNEWQFNAVILELSQNLKKQKIIPINLYK, from the coding sequence ATGAAATCTGCTACTGTTTTATTTGTCGGTGATATTTTTGGAACCCCAGGGATTAAGATGTTCAAAGAGCAGTTAGAAATTTTGAGACAAAAATATACTTTTGATTTAATAATTGTTCAGGCTGAAAATATTACTGGCAGAAAAGGTCTTAATAAGAAAGACTATTTGTATTTAAAAGAACTTGGAGTTGATATTTTCACAATTGGCAATCACGTCTGGTCAAATCCTGAAATTAATTTAATAATTGATAATCCCGATATTGTTCGACCACTTAATATTGATAAAGAATATCAAGGAAAAGGTTCGACGGTAATTGAAAAAAACGGAATTAGTTACCGAATTACATCACTTCTTGGTGTTGCGTTTAATAAATTAGTAAAACCTTGGAACCACCAGTTTGCTAACGATTTTTTTGATGCAATTGACCAAGTAATAATTAATGACGATGCTGATTTTCATATTGTTGACTTTCACGCTGAGACAACCAGTGAGAAAAATACTTTAGCAATTTATTTAAACGGGAAAATTAACGCGCTTTTAGGGACGCATACACATGTCCAAACTGCCGATGCGCGACAGTTATCATTAGGAACTTTGTTTATCACCGATGTCGGAATGACGGGACCAGGAAACGATGCAATTGGCGTGCGTTTTCTTGATGTTTATAATAAAATTCGTTATAATAAAAGTACGAAATTTCATATTTCGCAAAATGAGTGGCAATTTAATGCAGTAATTTTGGAATTAAGTCAAAATCTTAAAAAACAAAAAATTATCCCGATTAACTTGTATAAATAA
- the rpsR gene encoding 30S ribosomal protein S18 has product MNKKYSKKFKKKICQFCDGKIFYIDYKETEILKRYINAFGKIQPSRITGNCAKHQRKLALAVKRARYVALLPFVGDRIRGNYDKSRVN; this is encoded by the coding sequence ATGAATAAAAAGTATTCAAAAAAATTCAAAAAAAAGATTTGCCAATTTTGCGATGGTAAAATTTTTTATATCGATTATAAAGAAACCGAAATTCTTAAGCGTTATATTAATGCCTTTGGCAAAATTCAACCATCACGAATTACTGGAAATTGTGCAAAACACCAACGAAAATTAGCGCTTGCAGTTAAAAGAGCGCGTTATGTTGCTTTATTACCTTTTGTCGGCGACCGAATTCGTGGGAACTACGATAAATCACGCGTTAATTAA
- a CDS encoding exonuclease/endonuclease/phosphatase family protein encodes MQKIAKIIAGVGVGVVGALAVGVPLIVIESNKSALNNKSQINLSEIKTDSVKFSIPFSVLKTVPTNKENEKAKITLKNGEKEIVLENNNFKVDKDEVKFTLFNLDPGTEYKLVKVEFSDNNKVDLSNLNTIFKTESTSNQSPQDNEPKNPENPGENNQKPSDDVKTENPKNSDKTDEKKVEGKEKEKEKEKPNKSVNPGNSGANSEDKTNDSENIVKKNADSVKFSYWRLNNFSPDPKSKTQSRASRIATVESIISDINPDLMLLSGMSPASGENVDYLVSNLNKKNPDANWSHISSPRDNSTKSSQKKRYTFLYKKSLLELASSKFEEANNGINNNSQGFASVIFKTRNGKELNLGTVVIQNKANNSKRSRGRRNKNGNSAQNQQQEDSKTESDQSKTQIENLKQKIKKQFNDKNFIFTGTFQINAEKNSENTFAKLLSSYKTLLDINSDKNTFSSFLVTSNDLNTKDQVKIEDISSTLARNKTESVSASSPISVTIDLKN; translated from the coding sequence ATGCAGAAAATAGCAAAAATAATTGCTGGCGTTGGTGTTGGCGTCGTTGGCGCTCTTGCTGTAGGAGTGCCATTAATAGTAATCGAATCAAACAAATCCGCTTTAAATAATAAATCGCAAATAAATCTTTCAGAAATTAAAACTGATTCAGTAAAGTTTTCAATCCCTTTTAGCGTTTTAAAAACGGTTCCGACTAACAAGGAAAATGAGAAGGCAAAAATCACTTTAAAAAACGGGGAAAAAGAAATAGTTCTTGAAAATAACAATTTTAAAGTTGATAAAGATGAAGTTAAATTTACACTTTTCAATCTTGATCCAGGAACAGAATATAAGTTAGTAAAAGTTGAATTTAGTGATAATAATAAAGTAGATCTTTCGAATTTAAATACAATTTTTAAAACTGAATCAACTTCAAACCAGTCTCCACAAGATAACGAACCAAAAAATCCTGAAAACCCTGGTGAAAATAACCAAAAACCTAGTGATGATGTGAAAACTGAAAATCCAAAAAATTCAGATAAAACCGATGAGAAAAAAGTCGAAGGTAAAGAAAAAGAAAAAGAAAAAGAAAAACCAAACAAATCTGTTAATCCTGGAAATAGTGGTGCAAATAGTGAAGATAAAACAAATGATTCGGAAAATATTGTCAAAAAAAATGCAGATTCCGTAAAATTTAGTTATTGAAGACTTAATAACTTTTCACCCGATCCAAAATCAAAAACACAAAGTCGTGCATCTCGAATTGCAACTGTTGAGTCTATAATTTCTGATATAAATCCAGATTTAATGTTGTTGTCCGGAATGTCTCCAGCATCTGGAGAAAATGTGGATTATCTTGTTTCGAACCTTAACAAAAAAAATCCTGATGCTAATTGATCACATATTAGTTCCCCAAGAGACAACTCCACGAAAAGTAGTCAGAAAAAACGTTATACTTTTCTATATAAGAAGTCCTTGTTAGAACTCGCGAGTTCTAAATTTGAAGAAGCAAATAACGGAATTAATAACAATTCACAAGGTTTTGCATCAGTAATTTTCAAAACACGCAATGGTAAAGAATTAAATTTGGGAACCGTTGTAATACAAAATAAGGCAAATAATAGCAAAAGAAGTAGAGGAAGAAGAAACAAAAACGGTAATAGCGCGCAAAATCAACAACAGGAAGATTCGAAAACTGAATCTGATCAATCAAAAACGCAAATAGAAAATTTAAAACAAAAAATTAAGAAACAATTTAATGACAAAAACTTTATTTTTACTGGAACTTTTCAAATAAATGCTGAAAAAAACAGTGAAAACACATTCGCAAAATTATTATCATCTTATAAAACACTTTTAGATATAAATTCTGATAAAAACACATTTTCAAGTTTTTTAGTTACATCAAATGATTTAAATACTAAAGACCAAGTTAAAATCGAGGATATAAGTTCAACTTTAGCAAGAAATAAAACAGAATCTGTTTCTGCTTCATCCCCAATCAGCGTTACTATTGATTTGAAAAATTAA